Below is a window of Raphanus sativus cultivar WK10039 unplaced genomic scaffold, ASM80110v3 Scaffold3408, whole genome shotgun sequence DNA.
ATGGATGATGCTGATGATATCTATATGCAGTCCTGGACTGGCACCATTCTCGGCCCTCAcaatgtattattattattattattattgcttcttctcctcttttacATTCTCTGTGTTTGATTGTTTTGGATGCGAAGTTGAACACTTTTTTTATCTCTGTCTATGCCTTTGATTGATTAAAGATGCAATTTTTAACACTTTTTGAGAGATAATTGCTAGGTCCAGTAATAACATCTATGTTGATCACAGTTTGGATGCTTATGAGTCTTCCTTCTACTTTTTGTCACTGTGTTTTGGATTAAAGTTGCAATTTTTAACACTTTTGGGAGATAATTGCTAGGTAGAGTAAGGCTCATGTTGATCACAGATTTGAGTCTTCTTCTACTTTTTGTCCTTGTGTGTTTGGGTAATATCTCGGTGTTCTAAAGTAATTAGCTTAGCTTTTACTCGAAATGATCCATTACTTTAAGCTGCATCATCTGAGATTGTTTTGCTCCAAATGCTCTTTAGCTGACCACTATTGATTAGCGTGGACAAAAGTTAAAAATGGTTTCTGCTTTTGGGTTTTGGTGATGTTGATCCCAATTTGGATGCTTAAGAGCCTTCTTTTGCCTCTTGTCCATCCCTACGTTTTGGATCATATCTCACTTTTCTAACGTAAGTAGTTGAAATGATCTATAAGTTTTGGATATGTTGCTTTTACTACAAATGGTCTTTGGCTACATTTCTTGACCACTATTGGGTAAAATGCTTAGCACAAGAAAGAAAATTGCTTGCTGTATGTATGCTTATGGGTTTTGGTTTTTGAGAAGATTGATGGTGTTTGTTTGCTTGGTGATGAACGAATAACAGACTGCATACGAAGGGAAAATCTTCCAGCTGAAGCTCTTCTGTGGCAAGGAATACCCTGAAAGTCCACCAACTGTCAGGTTCCAGACCCGGATCAACATGGCTTGTGTCAACCCTGAAACTGGAGTGGTAAGCTCTCCCACTTCATTCACTGATATCCTTGATGGTATATGTATAACGAAAAATGTATGAATCAGGTTGAACCGAGCCTCTTCCCTATGCTCGCTAACTGGCGGCGAGAATACACAATGGAGGACATTCTGATTAAGCTGAAAAAAGAAATGATGACTTCCCATAACCGCAAGCTAGCTCAACCCCCGGAAGGTTGTTTCTG
It encodes the following:
- the LOC130506560 gene encoding ubiquitin-conjugating enzyme E2 variant 1A-like produces the protein MDDADDIYMQSWTGTILGPHNTAYEGKIFQLKLFCGKEYPESPPTVRFQTRINMACVNPETGVVEPSLFPMLANWRREYTMEDILIKLKKEMMTSHNRKLAQPPEGTEEARADPKGPAKCCVM